From candidate division WOR-3 bacterium, a single genomic window includes:
- a CDS encoding DUF3098 domain-containing protein — MPKLDKKKEIKKPTAPKVPPRPNIVFKTKNYILFFAGVLTIIVGFITLSKGSITLAPILLVVGYVILIPLSIIVK; from the coding sequence ATGCCGAAATTAGATAAGAAAAAAGAGATTAAAAAACCGACTGCGCCAAAAGTCCCGCCTCGTCCGAATATTGTATTTAAGACGAAAAACTATATTTTGTTTTTTGCAGGAGTTTTGACAATTATCGTTGGTTTTATAACACTCTCAAAAGGTTCGATTACCTTAGCACCAATTCTATTGGTTGTTGGGTATGTCATTTTAATTCCGCTTTCTATTATTGTGAAATAG